The following are from one region of the Capsicum annuum cultivar UCD-10X-F1 chromosome 1, UCD10Xv1.1, whole genome shotgun sequence genome:
- the LOC107856017 gene encoding protein TAP1: MLKYSIAVLLSIALLDNIDNMAMKWLILMLTMMVIFEGDLITANVMEVKCIKHCMKDCKKIGIPTPACLKFCPLHCVPPPRLPLPGVRYCNARCILERCVDDYKNEDKEKLEGCASKCMNHC, from the exons ATGCTTAAGTATAGCATTGCAGTATTACTAAGTATAGCACTTTTAGATAATATAGACAACATGGCAATGAAATGGCTGATCCTAATGCTAACAATGATGGTCATATTTGAAGGAGATTTGATTACGGCCAATGTTATGGAGGTGAAATGTATAAAACATTGCATGAAGGATTGCAAAAAAATTGGGATACCCACTCCTGCCTGCCTGAAATTCTGCCCACTTCACTGTGTTCCTCCTCCACGTTTGCCTTTACCTGGAGTCCGCTATTGCAATGCTCGTTGCATTCTTGAACGTTGTGTTGATGACTACAAGAATG AAGATAAAGAGAAACTGGAAGGTTGCGCATCCAAATGCATGAATCACTGCTAG